A single Perognathus longimembris pacificus isolate PPM17 chromosome 17, ASM2315922v1, whole genome shotgun sequence DNA region contains:
- the Becn1 gene encoding beclin-1 isoform X2 has protein sequence MMSTESANSFTLIGEASDGGTMENLSRRLKVTGDLFDIMSGQTDVDHPLCEECTDTLLDQLDTQLNVTENECQNYKRCLEILEQVNEDDSEQLQRELRELVLEEERLIQELEDVEKNRKVVAENLEKVQAEAERLDQEEAQYQREYSEFKRQQLELDDELKSVENQMRYAQIQLDKLKKTNVFNATFHIWHSGQFGTINNFRLGRLPSVPVEWNEINAAWGQTVLLLHALANKMGLKFQRYRLVPYGNHSYLESLTDKSKELPLYCSGGLRFFWDNKFDHAMVAFLDCVQQFKEEVEKGETRFCLPYRMDVEKGKIEDTGGSGGSYSIKTQFNSEEQWTKALKFMLTNLKWGLAWVSSQFYNK, from the exons ATGATGTCTACAGAAAGTGCTAACAGCTTCACTCTGATTGGGGAGGCATCTGATGGTGGCACCATGGAAAATCTCAGCCGAAGACTCAAG GTCACTGGGGACCTTTTTGACATCATGTCAGGCCAGACAGATGTGGATCACCCACTGTGTGAAGAATGCACTGATACTCTTTTAGACCAGCTGGACACTCAGCTCAATGTCACTGAAAATGAGTGTCAGAACTACAA ACGCTGTTTGGAGATCCTAGAACAAGTGAATGAGGATGACAGTGAACAGCTACAGAGGGAGCTGAGGGAGCTGGTATTAGAGGAAGAAAGGCTGATCCAAGAACTGGAAGATGTGGAAAAGAACCGCAAGGTAGTAGCAGAAAATCTGGAGAAGGTCCAGGCTGAAGCTGAGAGACTGGATCAGGAAGAAGCCCA GTACCAGAGGGAATACAGTGAATTTAAAAGACAACAGTTGGAGCTGGATGATGAACTGAAGAGTGTAGAGAACCAGATGCGCTATGCCCAGATACAACTGGACAAGCTGAAGAAAACCAATGTGTTTAATGCAACCTTCCACATCTG GCATAGTGGGCAGTTCGGCACAATCAATAACTTTAGACTGGGTCGCCTACCCAGTGTTCCTGTGGAATGGAATGAGATTAATGCTGCCTGGGGCCAGACAGTGTTGCTGCTCCATGCCCTGGCCAATAAGATGGGTCTGAAATTTCAGAG GTATCGACTTGTTCCCTACGGAAATCATTCCTATCTGGAGTCTCTGACAGACAAATCTAAG GAGCTGCCATTATACTGTTCTGGGGGATTGCGATTTTTCTGGGACAACAAGTTTGACCACGCCATGGTGGCTTTCCTGGACTGTGTGCAGCAGTTCAAAGAAGAGGTAGAGAAAGGCGAGACACGATTTTGTCTTCCTTACAG GATGGATGTGGAGAAAGGCAAGATTGAAGACACAGGAGGCAGCGGTGGCTCCTATTCCATCAAAACGCAGTTCAACTCTGAGGAACAGTGGACAAAAGCTCTCAAGTTCATGCTGACAAATCTTAAGTGGGGTCTTGCTTGGGTATCCTCACAATTTTATAACAAATGA
- the Becn1 gene encoding beclin-1 isoform X1 produces MEGSKTSSSTMQVSFVCQRCSQPLKLDTSFKILDRVTIQELTAPLLTTAQVKPGETQEEEANSGEEPFTETRQDGVSRRFIPPARMMSTESANSFTLIGEASDGGTMENLSRRLKVTGDLFDIMSGQTDVDHPLCEECTDTLLDQLDTQLNVTENECQNYKRCLEILEQVNEDDSEQLQRELRELVLEEERLIQELEDVEKNRKVVAENLEKVQAEAERLDQEEAQYQREYSEFKRQQLELDDELKSVENQMRYAQIQLDKLKKTNVFNATFHIWHSGQFGTINNFRLGRLPSVPVEWNEINAAWGQTVLLLHALANKMGLKFQRYRLVPYGNHSYLESLTDKSKELPLYCSGGLRFFWDNKFDHAMVAFLDCVQQFKEEVEKGETRFCLPYRMDVEKGKIEDTGGSGGSYSIKTQFNSEEQWTKALKFMLTNLKWGLAWVSSQFYNK; encoded by the exons ATGGAGGGGTCTAAGACGTCCAGCAGCACCATGCAGGTGAGCTTCGTGTGTCAGCGCTGCAGCCAGCCCCTGAAATTGGACACGAGCTTCAAGATCTTGGACCGTGTCACCATCCAGGAGCTCACAG CGCCATTACTTACCACAGCCCAGGTGAAACCAGGAGAGACCCAGGAGGAAGAGGCTAACTCAGGAGAG gAGCCATTTACTGAAACTCGCCAGGATGGTGTCTCTCGCAGATTCATCCCCCCAGCCAG GATGATGTCTACAGAAAGTGCTAACAGCTTCACTCTGATTGGGGAGGCATCTGATGGTGGCACCATGGAAAATCTCAGCCGAAGACTCAAG GTCACTGGGGACCTTTTTGACATCATGTCAGGCCAGACAGATGTGGATCACCCACTGTGTGAAGAATGCACTGATACTCTTTTAGACCAGCTGGACACTCAGCTCAATGTCACTGAAAATGAGTGTCAGAACTACAA ACGCTGTTTGGAGATCCTAGAACAAGTGAATGAGGATGACAGTGAACAGCTACAGAGGGAGCTGAGGGAGCTGGTATTAGAGGAAGAAAGGCTGATCCAAGAACTGGAAGATGTGGAAAAGAACCGCAAGGTAGTAGCAGAAAATCTGGAGAAGGTCCAGGCTGAAGCTGAGAGACTGGATCAGGAAGAAGCCCA GTACCAGAGGGAATACAGTGAATTTAAAAGACAACAGTTGGAGCTGGATGATGAACTGAAGAGTGTAGAGAACCAGATGCGCTATGCCCAGATACAACTGGACAAGCTGAAGAAAACCAATGTGTTTAATGCAACCTTCCACATCTG GCATAGTGGGCAGTTCGGCACAATCAATAACTTTAGACTGGGTCGCCTACCCAGTGTTCCTGTGGAATGGAATGAGATTAATGCTGCCTGGGGCCAGACAGTGTTGCTGCTCCATGCCCTGGCCAATAAGATGGGTCTGAAATTTCAGAG GTATCGACTTGTTCCCTACGGAAATCATTCCTATCTGGAGTCTCTGACAGACAAATCTAAG GAGCTGCCATTATACTGTTCTGGGGGATTGCGATTTTTCTGGGACAACAAGTTTGACCACGCCATGGTGGCTTTCCTGGACTGTGTGCAGCAGTTCAAAGAAGAGGTAGAGAAAGGCGAGACACGATTTTGTCTTCCTTACAG GATGGATGTGGAGAAAGGCAAGATTGAAGACACAGGAGGCAGCGGTGGCTCCTATTCCATCAAAACGCAGTTCAACTCTGAGGAACAGTGGACAAAAGCTCTCAAGTTCATGCTGACAAATCTTAAGTGGGGTCTTGCTTGGGTATCCTCACAATTTTATAACAAATGA